From Cygnus atratus isolate AKBS03 ecotype Queensland, Australia chromosome 1, CAtr_DNAZoo_HiC_assembly, whole genome shotgun sequence, the proteins below share one genomic window:
- the ARL11 gene encoding ADP-ribosylation factor-like protein 11 — MGKLISKGWRRREARVVMLGLDLAGKSTLLYRLKSSRAMETCPTVGFNVESLRTPCGMPFTLWDVGGQSSLRASWPHYLEDTNILIFVLDSTDMARLPEALEALEEALGHPSLAGVPVLLLANKQEVPGAMAPAELGQRLQRGLLMGHPWVLRGCSALTGQGLQEALGVLGELLRGAGLRSPSPEQPVIVPAERRQALG, encoded by the coding sequence ATGGGGAAGCTGATCTCCAAAGGCTGGCGCAGAAGAGAAGCACGAGTGGTCATGCTGGGGCTCGACCTCGCCGGCAAATCCACCCTCCTCTACAGGCTGAAGAGCAGCCGGGCTATGGAGACGTGCCCCACGGTGGGCTTCAACGTGGAGTCCCTGCGGACGCCCTGCGGCATGCCCTTCACCCTCTGGGACGTCGGGGGACAAAGCAGCCTCCGGGCCAGCTGGCCCCACTACCTGGAGGACACCAACATCCTCATCTTCGTGCTGGACAGCACGGACATGGCCCGGCTGCCCGAAGCTTTGGAGGCTCTGGAGGAAGCCCTGGGCCACCCCAGCCTGGCTGGCGTCCCCGTCCTCCTCCTGGCCAACAAGCAGGAGGTGCCCGGGGCGATGGCTCCTGCCGAGCTGGGGCAGCGGCTGCAGCGGGGGCTGCTGATggggcacccgtgggtgctgcggggctgcaGCGCCCTCACCGGACAGGGCTTGCAGGAGGCTCTGGGGGTCCTGGGTGAGCTGCTgaggggcgcggggctgcgctcCCCGTCCCCAGAACAGCCTGTCATCGTGCCGGCAGAGAGGAGGCAAGCCCTCGGGTGA